A window of the Syntrophothermus lipocalidus DSM 12680 genome harbors these coding sequences:
- the spoIIID gene encoding sporulation transcriptional regulator SpoIIID: protein MQNYIRKRAVKIGQYILRTSATVRQAAEVFGISKSTVHKDVSERLPRINKELAEAVKAILNKNKAERHLRGGEATRQKYMAQHRA from the coding sequence ATGCAAAATTATATCAGGAAACGGGCGGTAAAAATCGGGCAGTATATCCTCCGAACCTCGGCGACGGTACGGCAGGCAGCAGAAGTGTTCGGCATAAGCAAGAGCACAGTCCATAAAGATGTTTCCGAAAGGCTACCCCGGATAAACAAGGAACTGGCCGAAGCAGTGAAGGCCATTCTAAATAAGAACAAGGCGGAACGTCATTTGCGGGGCGGTGAGGCTACCAGGCAAAAATACATGGCCCAGCACAGGGCTTAA
- the spoIID gene encoding stage II sporulation protein D produces MSIWWVKRKRLSKAALTALMIIIACTAVFILRKNSEIPGSGPEIKVYFHRSKQVKAIPLEKYVIGVVLAEMPASFEIEALKAQAVCARSYALVQAYSPSDHPGRAHVCDDPNHCQAYVDPEKVSNAWRVIRIERAVKATRGQVLTYRGELAVPYYHSCCGGRTASASEIWNRSVPYLTSVTCPCPDISPHRLKQFTFDVKQIADQLKIRTSSRLLKIEVAERSASGRASKIRIGSYLVTGAAFRRALNLPSTFLTITQQGSKVTVRCRGYGHGVGLCQYGANRLAQEGYSYQSILFHYYHGTELCRLAY; encoded by the coding sequence ATGAGCATATGGTGGGTCAAGAGAAAACGGCTATCCAAAGCAGCTTTAACCGCACTGATGATAATTATAGCGTGCACGGCAGTTTTTATCTTAAGGAAGAATTCCGAGATTCCTGGCTCCGGGCCAGAGATAAAAGTCTATTTCCATCGTTCAAAACAAGTCAAGGCCATTCCTCTTGAAAAATATGTTATCGGGGTAGTATTGGCCGAGATGCCAGCCTCGTTTGAAATCGAAGCCTTGAAAGCCCAAGCCGTTTGTGCCCGTTCCTATGCCTTAGTACAGGCATATAGCCCTTCAGACCACCCCGGACGAGCCCATGTTTGCGACGACCCGAATCACTGTCAGGCTTACGTTGACCCCGAAAAAGTCTCTAATGCTTGGCGGGTAATAAGGATAGAAAGAGCTGTCAAAGCTACTCGAGGCCAAGTGCTTACATACCGAGGCGAACTAGCAGTTCCCTATTATCATTCCTGTTGCGGGGGAAGAACTGCTTCCGCGTCCGAGATCTGGAACCGTTCCGTTCCTTACCTAACCAGCGTCACTTGCCCATGCCCTGACATATCTCCCCATCGCTTAAAACAATTTACTTTCGACGTAAAACAGATCGCCGATCAGCTTAAGATAAGAACTTCCAGTCGTTTGCTGAAAATCGAAGTAGCAGAACGCTCTGCGTCAGGCCGGGCTTCTAAGATAAGAATAGGCAGCTATCTGGTGACAGGGGCTGCTTTTCGAAGGGCACTAAATCTACCTTCTACATTTTTGACGATAACCCAACAAGGGTCAAAGGTCACGGTCCGGTGCCGCGGCTACGGCCATGGAGTAGGATTGTGCCAATACGGAGCCAACCGCCTGGCCCAAGAAGGATACTCTTACCAGTCCATACTTTTTCACTACTACCATGGAACTGAACTGTGCCGATTGGCTTACTAA
- the murA gene encoding UDP-N-acetylglucosamine 1-carboxyvinyltransferase has protein sequence MTEVGATSSISQNKIIIQGGEPLKGEVVISPSKNAVLPILAACLLQHEGQTVIPIAPNLTDVQTMISVIEHLGLRVKSKPPSLLIENAGIQGNEPPYKLVRKMRASILVLAPLLARQGRAIIALPGGCAIGTRPIDLHLKGLSAMGADLQTREGKIEAKCSELTGAKIYLDFPSVGATETLMMAGVLARGVTMIENAALEPEIVNLAQFLNAMGGKVQGAGTNVIRIEGVRYLRGTVQPIIPDRIEAGTYMVATAITGGEAVLRNIEPDHLQSIIFKLRETGTEVECESSKLYVKAPETLRPIQLRTMPYPGFPTDMQPQFTALLTKAQGTSLIVETIFENRFLHVNELLRMGARIQVEGRTAVVQGLSRLWGARVRATDLRAGAALVIAALAACGKTEITGSDHIDRGYENMVAKLSAMGASVTRR, from the coding sequence ATGACGGAAGTCGGAGCTACTTCTTCGATCAGCCAAAACAAGATAATTATCCAAGGAGGCGAACCTCTTAAAGGTGAGGTGGTAATCAGCCCGTCTAAAAACGCGGTTCTCCCTATTTTGGCTGCCTGCCTCTTGCAGCACGAAGGACAGACGGTAATTCCGATTGCACCTAACTTGACGGATGTTCAGACCATGATATCTGTGATTGAACACCTTGGGCTGAGGGTCAAGAGCAAACCACCCAGCCTCCTCATTGAGAATGCCGGGATCCAAGGAAATGAACCACCCTACAAACTGGTTCGAAAGATGAGAGCATCGATTCTGGTGTTGGCCCCGCTTTTGGCCAGACAAGGACGTGCGATCATCGCTCTGCCCGGGGGATGCGCAATCGGGACCAGGCCTATTGACCTTCACCTCAAGGGATTGTCTGCCATGGGAGCTGACTTGCAGACCAGGGAAGGGAAGATAGAGGCCAAGTGCTCCGAATTAACAGGAGCTAAAATATACCTGGATTTTCCAAGTGTGGGCGCGACCGAGACATTGATGATGGCAGGTGTATTGGCAAGAGGGGTAACAATGATCGAGAACGCAGCCTTGGAGCCAGAAATCGTGAACCTAGCTCAGTTCCTGAATGCCATGGGAGGGAAGGTCCAGGGAGCAGGTACCAACGTTATAAGGATTGAAGGCGTCCGTTACTTGCGGGGAACTGTACAGCCTATAATTCCCGACAGGATTGAAGCCGGTACCTACATGGTGGCAACTGCTATCACTGGCGGCGAAGCCGTACTAAGAAACATAGAACCTGACCACCTGCAATCCATTATTTTTAAGTTGAGAGAAACGGGGACTGAGGTGGAATGCGAATCTAGTAAACTGTACGTTAAAGCCCCGGAAACTCTGCGACCCATCCAGCTGAGAACCATGCCTTACCCCGGCTTCCCTACTGACATGCAGCCTCAGTTTACGGCCCTATTGACCAAGGCTCAGGGTACGAGCTTAATAGTTGAGACCATCTTTGAAAACAGGTTCCTACACGTAAACGAGTTGCTACGGATGGGGGCCCGGATACAAGTTGAGGGGCGAACCGCGGTCGTACAAGGACTGTCCAGGCTGTGGGGAGCACGGGTGAGGGCCACCGATTTGCGGGCCGGCGCGGCCTTGGTGATAGCGGCCCTAGCCGCCTGCGGTAAGACAGAGATCACCGGAAGCGACCACATAGACCGCGGATATGAGAATATGGTTGCCAAGCTTTCAGCTATGGGAGCCTCAGTTACTCGACGGTAA
- a CDS encoding YwmB family TATA-box binding protein — MKRLVIAAICAGLILGLCEARYVANLNLAGNENSLYCLAFSRIGATLLESRLDAWATIKKKNSTQEMKERLMDIGRALEIPIDPQTISTSSTGDITVVRTSVTKNNGRYYLTAQASKGYTLLLVSVIFAAGKDATNNIIECQKRIKKILPAQTASQYTGVLAGEVASSKREPLINRMFEVFEAQMIEVYKTSNAVSATGYTPFISSHLGYGKKQYNLQAAVHYNPTENKTYIYLGTPLLLGEY; from the coding sequence ATGAAGAGGTTAGTGATAGCTGCGATTTGCGCCGGCCTTATCTTGGGACTGTGTGAAGCCCGGTACGTTGCCAACTTGAATCTGGCTGGAAACGAGAACTCGCTATATTGCCTAGCTTTTTCAAGAATAGGAGCAACTTTGCTCGAATCGCGGCTCGACGCGTGGGCCACAATAAAGAAAAAAAACAGCACACAAGAAATGAAAGAACGCCTGATGGACATTGGGCGGGCACTCGAGATTCCAATCGACCCGCAAACCATAAGCACCAGCAGTACAGGGGACATAACAGTAGTCAGGACTAGTGTTACCAAAAACAACGGACGATATTATCTAACTGCTCAGGCCAGCAAAGGTTATACTCTCTTACTGGTTTCGGTAATCTTTGCCGCCGGAAAGGACGCGACGAATAATATTATTGAGTGCCAAAAAAGGATCAAGAAGATACTCCCCGCTCAAACAGCTTCACAATACACGGGCGTCTTGGCGGGAGAGGTAGCTTCTTCTAAAAGAGAGCCTTTGATTAACCGCATGTTCGAGGTATTTGAGGCCCAGATGATTGAGGTGTATAAGACTTCAAACGCGGTGAGTGCCACCGGATATACCCCATTTATCTCCAGTCACTTAGGATATGGCAAGAAGCAGTATAACCTTCAGGCCGCGGTACACTATAACCCGACTGAAAACAAAACTTACATATACCTGGGAACACCTTTGTTGTTGGGAGAGTACTGA
- a CDS encoding F0F1 ATP synthase subunit epsilon: MAESTFMLEVVTPERIVLSDEVEFMVVPAVEGELGVLRNHAPMVAGLKIGVLRYRGTDGITRHMAVSGGFMEVIDNEAIVLAETAERGSEIDILRAKAAKERAERRLQQRTEEINFVRAQMALQRALARIKAAEADQRL, from the coding sequence ATGGCGGAAAGCACCTTCATGTTAGAAGTGGTGACCCCCGAACGCATCGTGCTTAGCGATGAGGTGGAATTCATGGTGGTTCCCGCTGTCGAAGGTGAACTGGGTGTACTGAGAAACCACGCTCCGATGGTGGCCGGGTTGAAGATCGGGGTACTTAGGTACCGCGGAACCGATGGAATAACGCGGCACATGGCAGTCAGTGGAGGCTTCATGGAGGTCATCGACAACGAGGCGATTGTCCTGGCTGAAACCGCTGAAAGAGGGTCGGAAATCGACATTCTTCGGGCCAAGGCGGCCAAGGAAAGAGCCGAACGCAGGCTACAACAGCGGACCGAGGAAATCAACTTTGTACGTGCCCAGATGGCCTTACAGCGGGCGTTGGCCCGTATCAAGGCAGCGGAAGCTGACCAAAGGCTATAA
- the atpD gene encoding F0F1 ATP synthase subunit beta, producing MAKETIGTVVQVIGPVVDIRFKPGELPDLLDAIRIRTEDQDPGFKSPVHVDITLEAMQLLGNDIVRCVAVQPTDGVMRGMKAVATGAPIKVPVGPATLGRILNVVGNPVDELGPVDATEYWEIHRKPPALVDQVPSREMLETGVKVLDLICPYAKGGKVGMFGGAGVGKTVIIMELIRNIAYEHGGYSVFTGVGERSREGNDLWNEMKESGVIEKCALIYGQMNEPPGARLRVGLTGLTVAEYFRDVEGQDVLIFIDNIFRFAQAGNEVSALLGRMPSAVGYQPTLATDMGLLQERITSTKKGSITSAQAVYVPADDLTDPAPATTFAHLDATTVLSRQIAELGIYPAVDPLDSTSRILDPLVLGKEHYECARGVQKVLQRYKELQDIIAILGMDELTDEDKLIVARARKIQRFLSQPFHVAEQFTGTPGVYVPVKETVFGFTQVLEGKYDHLPEAAFYMVGNIDMVAAKGKELEA from the coding sequence ATGGCAAAGGAAACTATCGGCACCGTCGTCCAGGTTATAGGACCGGTAGTGGATATCCGGTTCAAACCTGGTGAACTGCCAGACCTACTGGACGCCATTCGGATCAGGACCGAGGACCAAGATCCGGGGTTTAAGTCCCCCGTCCATGTTGACATTACCCTAGAAGCCATGCAGCTTTTGGGTAACGATATCGTAAGATGCGTTGCGGTACAACCAACAGACGGCGTAATGCGCGGCATGAAGGCGGTCGCCACCGGGGCCCCGATCAAAGTGCCCGTGGGGCCAGCAACCTTGGGCCGTATACTGAACGTAGTAGGCAACCCGGTGGACGAACTGGGACCGGTCGATGCGACCGAATATTGGGAGATTCACCGGAAACCGCCGGCTCTTGTAGACCAGGTGCCTTCACGGGAAATGCTCGAGACCGGGGTTAAGGTGCTCGATTTGATCTGCCCTTATGCCAAAGGCGGGAAGGTCGGGATGTTCGGCGGAGCCGGCGTAGGCAAGACGGTTATAATTATGGAACTGATACGTAACATTGCGTACGAGCACGGTGGCTACTCGGTCTTCACCGGCGTCGGTGAGCGTAGCCGCGAAGGCAATGACCTGTGGAACGAAATGAAAGAATCCGGGGTTATAGAAAAGTGTGCACTTATCTACGGGCAGATGAACGAGCCGCCTGGAGCCCGGCTTAGAGTGGGTCTGACCGGCCTCACCGTTGCCGAGTACTTCCGCGACGTAGAAGGGCAGGACGTATTAATATTCATCGACAATATATTTAGGTTTGCCCAGGCTGGCAACGAAGTGTCCGCGCTTCTCGGTCGTATGCCGTCCGCGGTCGGTTATCAGCCTACGCTAGCAACTGACATGGGCTTGCTGCAAGAGCGGATTACTTCGACCAAGAAAGGATCTATCACATCCGCTCAAGCAGTATACGTACCGGCCGACGACTTGACTGACCCTGCTCCGGCGACGACCTTTGCGCACTTGGACGCGACCACGGTCTTGTCGAGGCAGATTGCAGAGCTGGGCATATACCCCGCAGTGGACCCGCTCGACTCGACTTCTCGTATATTGGACCCCCTAGTGCTAGGGAAAGAACACTATGAGTGTGCGCGCGGCGTCCAGAAAGTTCTGCAGAGATACAAGGAACTCCAAGACATTATCGCCATCCTCGGTATGGACGAGTTAACTGATGAGGACAAGCTGATCGTGGCTCGGGCTAGAAAGATACAGCGGTTCTTGTCACAGCCGTTCCACGTGGCCGAGCAGTTCACAGGCACTCCCGGAGTGTATGTCCCGGTCAAGGAGACGGTATTTGGGTTTACCCAGGTGCTGGAAGGGAAGTATGACCACCTGCCCGAGGCGGCGTTCTACATGGTCGGTAATATAGACATGGTAGCCGCCAAGGGTAAAGAATTGGAGGCGTAG
- the atpG gene encoding ATP synthase F1 subunit gamma has product MAGRSVRDFKRRIRSVTNTRQITKAMKMVAAAKLRRAQESAEASRPYAGKLAEVLARLSAISTDTRHPLLEKHESVDNVTYVVVTADRGLCGAFNTNIIRAAQEAIKEDTRPVTVGITGVGRKGRDFFRKRGFKMQGEFVNLGDRISYAHAKEIGQYIIQMYEEGATDEVYLVYARFVNALRQVPTVVKLLPLEPPQAEEGELSPREFVADYIYEPSADEILMTLLPRYIESQVYHALLESKASEHGARMTAMGNATDNATELIDALTLQMNKARQAAITKEILDIVGGAEALRKGGK; this is encoded by the coding sequence ATGGCTGGAAGATCAGTCAGAGACTTTAAACGCCGAATTAGGAGCGTTACCAACACTCGACAGATAACCAAGGCCATGAAAATGGTGGCGGCAGCGAAGCTTCGTAGAGCCCAAGAGAGTGCTGAGGCATCGCGTCCGTATGCTGGGAAACTGGCAGAAGTGCTGGCCCGACTGTCCGCGATATCGACCGATACCCGGCATCCTCTACTCGAAAAACATGAATCAGTAGACAATGTTACCTATGTGGTGGTCACCGCGGACCGCGGCTTGTGCGGGGCCTTTAATACCAACATTATTAGGGCAGCCCAGGAAGCGATTAAGGAGGACACCCGTCCGGTAACGGTCGGGATAACCGGGGTAGGCCGCAAGGGACGGGATTTCTTCCGGAAACGCGGGTTCAAGATGCAAGGTGAATTTGTTAACCTCGGCGACAGGATCAGCTATGCGCATGCCAAAGAAATAGGACAGTATATCATTCAGATGTACGAAGAAGGAGCCACGGACGAGGTCTACTTGGTATACGCGCGGTTCGTGAATGCGCTGAGGCAGGTTCCCACCGTGGTTAAACTGCTTCCACTGGAGCCGCCGCAGGCTGAGGAAGGAGAATTGTCTCCCCGCGAGTTTGTGGCCGACTATATATACGAGCCGAGTGCGGACGAGATCCTCATGACCCTGTTACCCCGTTATATTGAAAGCCAAGTCTACCACGCCCTGCTGGAATCGAAGGCCAGTGAGCACGGAGCGCGGATGACAGCGATGGGTAACGCTACGGACAATGCTACGGAGCTAATCGATGCGCTCACATTGCAGATGAACAAAGCGCGACAGGCAGCAATTACTAAAGAAATTCTTGATATAGTAGGTGGCGCAGAAGCCCTCAGAAAAGGAGGAAAGTAA
- the atpA gene encoding F0F1 ATP synthase subunit alpha: protein MSIRPEEISAILKEQIERYQSEVEVSNVGTVIYVGDGIARVYGLQNAMSGELLEFPGGTYGMVLNLEEDNVGAVLLGEYSHIKEGDIVKGTGRIMEVPAGKAMLGRVVNALGQPIDGKGPINTNVFRPVERVAPGVVSRKSVYQPVQTGIKAIDAMIPIGRGQRELIIGDRQTGKTAICVDTIINQKGQNMICIYVAIGQKQSTVASVVQKLEEYGAMDYTIVVAATASEPAPLLYLAPYAGVAIAEEFMETDHADVLIIYDDLSKHAVAYREMSLLLRRPPGREAYPGDVFYLHSRLLERACKLNEKLGEGSITALPIIETQAGDVAAYIPTNVISITDGQIYLETDLFYAGIRPAINVGLSVSRVGGAAQIKAMKSVAGQLRLDLAQYRELAAFAQFGSDLDKATLARLNRGEKLQEILKQGQYQPMPVQEQIVSIYCGVNGWLDDIPTDKVQQFESEFLKFVRSSYPDILKTIADTKVLDANTEKNLVKAIQEFKAIFA from the coding sequence ATGAGTATCAGACCGGAAGAGATTAGCGCTATTTTGAAAGAACAGATAGAGCGCTACCAATCCGAGGTCGAGGTTAGCAATGTCGGCACTGTCATATACGTTGGTGACGGTATCGCGCGCGTCTACGGTCTACAGAATGCCATGTCCGGCGAGCTCCTCGAGTTTCCGGGCGGGACGTACGGGATGGTTCTTAACCTGGAAGAAGACAACGTCGGGGCGGTTCTATTAGGAGAATACTCCCACATTAAGGAAGGAGACATAGTAAAAGGGACAGGCCGCATCATGGAAGTTCCTGCCGGGAAAGCGATGCTTGGACGCGTCGTTAACGCGTTGGGACAGCCCATCGATGGTAAAGGGCCTATCAATACCAACGTTTTCCGCCCAGTCGAGCGTGTGGCGCCGGGCGTTGTTAGCAGAAAATCGGTTTACCAGCCGGTACAGACTGGGATAAAAGCTATTGACGCTATGATCCCCATCGGTCGGGGTCAGCGGGAATTGATCATCGGCGACCGTCAGACCGGAAAGACGGCTATATGCGTGGACACCATCATTAACCAGAAGGGCCAAAATATGATATGTATCTACGTGGCCATCGGGCAGAAACAGTCCACCGTGGCCAGTGTGGTCCAGAAGTTGGAAGAGTACGGAGCTATGGACTACACCATAGTGGTGGCAGCTACTGCTTCCGAGCCTGCACCTCTGCTCTACCTGGCACCTTATGCTGGGGTAGCTATTGCGGAGGAATTCATGGAAACAGACCATGCTGACGTGTTGATAATCTACGATGACCTTTCCAAGCACGCGGTGGCGTACCGCGAAATGTCGCTGCTCCTCCGGAGGCCGCCTGGGCGTGAGGCGTATCCCGGGGACGTATTTTACCTGCACTCCCGACTGCTCGAGCGGGCCTGTAAACTCAACGAGAAACTGGGCGAAGGGTCAATAACCGCTCTGCCAATTATCGAAACTCAGGCCGGCGACGTTGCAGCCTACATTCCGACCAACGTTATTTCGATAACGGATGGCCAGATATACCTTGAAACAGACCTCTTCTATGCCGGGATTCGGCCGGCTATCAACGTAGGTCTTTCGGTTTCCCGAGTTGGTGGCGCAGCTCAGATCAAGGCCATGAAATCAGTTGCAGGTCAGTTGCGTCTCGACCTGGCACAATACCGAGAGCTGGCTGCGTTTGCCCAGTTTGGCTCTGACCTGGACAAAGCGACTCTGGCCCGTCTGAACCGCGGGGAAAAATTACAGGAGATATTGAAACAAGGGCAGTACCAGCCCATGCCGGTTCAGGAACAGATAGTGTCCATTTACTGCGGTGTTAATGGCTGGCTGGATGATATCCCAACCGATAAGGTCCAGCAGTTTGAGTCTGAGTTCTTGAAATTCGTCCGTAGCAGCTACCCGGATATTTTGAAAACCATCGCTGACACCAAGGTCTTGGATGCCAATACGGAGAAGAATCTGGTTAAGGCTATACAAGAATTCAAGGCCATATTCGCTTAG
- a CDS encoding F0F1 ATP synthase subunit delta, with translation MLNKSVARRYAEALFAIAQDNNKVDELQGELELVVQAINAHEELKAYMLHPLIPPKDKKDVIVKLFGDKISEVTKNFLFLVSDKRREAYIEAMYEEYKAMANEFKNVLHADLVSAKKLEESDISMLRERLATATGKSIDFNVSIDPSLIGGIRVRVGDRIIDASIKKKLEMLKDNLRKVKIS, from the coding sequence ATGCTAAATAAGAGCGTCGCGAGACGCTATGCAGAAGCGCTTTTTGCTATTGCCCAGGACAACAACAAAGTGGACGAATTACAAGGTGAGCTGGAGTTGGTGGTCCAGGCCATTAATGCGCACGAGGAGTTGAAGGCCTATATGCTTCATCCGCTGATTCCTCCGAAGGACAAGAAGGATGTAATAGTTAAGCTGTTTGGCGACAAGATATCCGAAGTTACAAAGAACTTCTTGTTCCTAGTGAGCGATAAGAGGCGCGAAGCGTATATTGAAGCTATGTACGAAGAATACAAGGCTATGGCCAATGAGTTTAAAAACGTGCTGCACGCGGACCTGGTATCAGCCAAGAAGCTGGAAGAGTCAGACATTTCAATGCTTAGGGAGAGGCTGGCAACGGCTACGGGAAAGAGTATCGATTTCAATGTTTCCATTGACCCATCCCTAATCGGAGGAATCAGGGTCCGGGTGGGAGACCGGATAATCGACGCCAGTATTAAGAAGAAGCTAGAGATGCTGAAGGACAACCTCAGGAAGGTTAAGATCAGTTAA
- the atpF gene encoding F0F1 ATP synthase subunit B, translated as MIRKRWLALTVLLLSMLFVLGLATSCFAAESEGVPPFPDIYKIGWTAVNFFVLFAILYKFGYTPIVNMLEQRTNTIESSLKHAEDLRAEVEQMRKEAQTNLAEARREAQEIVARATKVAEEAKNDIIAKAQQDARAEKDKALAEIKAEKEQALTELRDTAATLAIMAAEKVLGRALTEEDHKGMVKEFVKEAGDLLC; from the coding sequence GTGATAAGGAAAAGATGGCTGGCTTTGACAGTCCTTCTATTAAGCATGCTCTTCGTACTTGGATTGGCTACCTCCTGCTTCGCGGCGGAAAGCGAAGGCGTGCCGCCATTCCCTGACATTTACAAGATCGGTTGGACAGCAGTAAACTTCTTCGTGCTTTTTGCTATTCTTTATAAATTCGGCTACACACCCATAGTAAATATGCTGGAGCAACGGACCAACACTATAGAATCGTCGCTAAAGCATGCGGAAGATTTGCGGGCAGAGGTTGAGCAAATGAGGAAAGAGGCTCAAACCAACCTAGCCGAAGCGCGCCGGGAGGCTCAGGAAATAGTAGCCAGAGCCACCAAGGTTGCAGAAGAGGCCAAGAACGATATTATCGCCAAAGCTCAGCAAGACGCCCGTGCGGAGAAAGACAAGGCCCTGGCCGAGATCAAGGCCGAAAAAGAACAGGCCTTGACAGAACTCAGGGATACGGCTGCTACTCTGGCTATTATGGCTGCGGAGAAAGTTCTGGGCAGAGCGCTTACTGAAGAGGACCATAAAGGGATGGTCAAAGAGTTCGTCAAGGAAGCAGGAGATCTCTTATGCTAA
- the atpE gene encoding ATP synthase F0 subunit C yields the protein MEGALAIGAGLAVAVGALGGGIGQGIAGGKCFESIARQPEIADQVRTLLFITLAFIETLTIYGLLIAFMLVGKIG from the coding sequence ATGGAAGGAGCACTCGCCATTGGAGCTGGCCTCGCAGTAGCAGTTGGTGCGCTGGGCGGAGGTATCGGCCAGGGTATAGCCGGGGGTAAATGTTTCGAGAGTATCGCACGGCAACCCGAGATTGCAGACCAAGTTAGAACCCTATTGTTCATAACTCTCGCATTCATTGAGACTCTGACGATTTACGGTCTACTAATCGCATTCATGCTGGTCGGGAAGATCGGCTAG
- the atpB gene encoding F0F1 ATP synthase subunit A, with amino-acid sequence MIFGASYEPLFHIGPVPVYDHVVAQWLVMIILAVVCILATRNMQVVPRGLQNFFEWVVEWCYNFFGGALGNEHAAKRYTPLLATFFLFILTSNYFGLIPGAGTIHGFVPPTSDWNITATLATIVFFAVIIVGFREQGSHYLAHFVSPYWPFLPMNILEQFARPLSLTLRLFGNIFGHEMIVAFLVLMAPFLVPMPLQALGVLTGLIQALVFTILATSYLADVVGEGH; translated from the coding sequence TTGATTTTCGGAGCATCGTATGAACCGCTGTTTCATATTGGTCCAGTACCTGTCTATGATCATGTCGTGGCACAGTGGCTAGTAATGATTATCCTGGCGGTTGTATGCATTCTGGCAACCAGGAACATGCAGGTGGTCCCCCGTGGGCTGCAAAACTTTTTCGAATGGGTCGTAGAGTGGTGCTACAATTTCTTTGGTGGTGCTTTGGGCAACGAGCATGCTGCCAAAAGGTATACGCCGCTCTTAGCGACGTTCTTCCTTTTTATTCTCACCAGTAACTATTTCGGTCTTATCCCCGGAGCGGGAACCATCCACGGTTTCGTACCACCTACCTCAGACTGGAACATCACCGCTACTCTTGCCACAATTGTCTTTTTTGCAGTGATCATTGTCGGCTTTAGAGAACAAGGAAGTCACTACCTGGCACACTTCGTTTCACCGTACTGGCCCTTCTTGCCGATGAACATTCTAGAACAGTTTGCCAGGCCATTGTCCCTGACTCTCCGTCTATTCGGCAACATATTTGGTCATGAAATGATAGTTGCCTTTCTAGTTCTGATGGCTCCGTTCCTGGTTCCGATGCCATTGCAAGCTCTGGGAGTTCTGACGGGACTCATCCAGGCGCTGGTGTTCACCATTTTGGCGACCAGTTATTTGGCGGACGTTGTCGGAGAAGGGCATTAA
- a CDS encoding AtpZ/AtpI family protein: MARRQGWQRALGNALSMATNMAAAIALGYFAGKYLDKWLGTDPWLTLLLFLLGVATGLKIVYDQAFGKGRKNGQHEEDKESDNNIKIRPGDQVIESLKVARESLKEVQEKVKDIYPSQDEEKTGDSDPKDKTKGEDGQD; encoded by the coding sequence ATGGCTCGGAGGCAAGGTTGGCAACGGGCCTTGGGGAATGCCCTTTCCATGGCTACTAACATGGCTGCGGCTATCGCCCTCGGGTACTTTGCAGGGAAGTACCTGGATAAGTGGCTGGGGACTGACCCGTGGCTAACATTGTTGCTGTTCTTGCTCGGAGTAGCGACCGGTCTTAAGATAGTATACGATCAGGCCTTCGGCAAAGGCAGGAAGAACGGCCAGCACGAAGAAGATAAGGAAAGTGATAACAACATCAAGATAAGACCCGGCGACCAGGTGATAGAAAGTCTCAAGGTTGCCCGCGAGAGTCTCAAGGAAGTTCAAGAAAAGGTTAAGGATATCTACCCGAGTCAAGACGAAGAGAAGACAGGAGACAGCGATCCGAAGGACAAAACTAAGGGAGAAGATGGTCAGGATTGA
- a CDS encoding MazG-like family protein, producing MKTKTISLPRLNGLSPTLESTALKLMEEAGELAQAIGKLRGLSGERIEVSENEAVQLITKELLDVAQTAVSMMFVMEERYGVDIEQALDHHYEKLYRKGYLIKK from the coding sequence ATGAAAACCAAAACTATTTCTTTGCCTCGGCTGAATGGCCTTTCTCCGACGTTGGAGTCGACTGCTCTCAAGCTGATGGAGGAGGCAGGAGAACTAGCTCAAGCCATCGGCAAGTTACGCGGGCTCAGCGGAGAGAGGATTGAGGTTAGCGAAAACGAGGCGGTGCAACTGATAACCAAGGAGCTTTTGGATGTAGCACAGACAGCGGTTTCCATGATGTTTGTGATGGAGGAAAGGTATGGAGTTGACATCGAACAGGCTCTTGACCATCATTATGAAAAGCTTTACCGGAAGGGCTATTTAATTAAGAAATAA